From the genome of Scytonema hofmannii PCC 7110, one region includes:
- the psaM gene encoding photosystem I reaction center subunit XII translates to MSIPNLLYLAQVTSISDTQVYIALVVALIPGVLAWRLAASLYDS, encoded by the coding sequence ATGTCGATCCCAAATCTTCTCTATCTCGCCCAAGTAACTAGTATCTCAGATACTCAAGTGTACATCGCACTTGTTGTCGCGCTTATCCCAGGCGTTCTGGCTTGGCGTTTAGCAGCATCACTTTACGATTCATAA
- the bcp gene encoding thioredoxin-dependent thiol peroxidase, whose protein sequence is MADNIPQPGEKAPDFSAPDQDSHQVSLGDFSNQWIVLYFYPKDDTPGCTTEAKDFTELSQDFSKLNAKVLGVSVDTEKNHCKFINKHNLSITLLSDPEHQVADAYGAWRLKKFMGKEYMGVERSTFLIAPDQTIAYTWAKVKAKGHAAAVLAQLQKLIAT, encoded by the coding sequence ATGGCAGACAACATACCTCAACCTGGAGAAAAAGCGCCTGATTTTTCCGCACCAGACCAAGATAGTCATCAAGTGAGTTTGGGTGATTTTTCCAATCAGTGGATTGTTCTTTACTTCTACCCAAAAGATGACACTCCTGGTTGTACGACAGAAGCTAAGGACTTCACTGAATTAAGTCAAGACTTTAGCAAATTGAATGCAAAAGTCTTAGGTGTCAGTGTAGACACAGAAAAAAATCATTGTAAATTTATCAACAAGCATAACTTATCAATTACATTATTAAGCGATCCAGAGCATCAAGTCGCTGACGCTTACGGTGCATGGCGATTGAAAAAATTTATGGGTAAAGAGTACATGGGTGTGGAACGTTCAACCTTTCTGATTGCGCCCGACCAAACCATAGCATATACCTGGGCAAAAGTCAAAGCCAAGGGTCATGCTGCGGCTGTACTCGCTCAATTACAAAA